A single Cryomorphaceae bacterium DNA region contains:
- a CDS encoding T9SS C-terminal target domain-containing protein gives MKSRLTLLAFAVALGSFSGLSAKESVNVPGSSNSAASPAPKNLAASCAPASAQTDLAVNNVRTRILAGGDMWWDLNNGIYEIPRESNKHSLFAGALWIGGQDEGDQLKVAAMTYRQDGSDFWPGPLDAATASVDDIICAEFDEHYQITRQQVEDYVAWLNGTNDDPNYTVPTVILEWPGNYPDTYSQFGAETLAPFFDADGDGFYDPSAGDYPAYDLSGEADCQGADLLFGDQTLWWVFNDKGNIHTETNAEPIGLEIQAQAFAFATNDEINNMTFYSYKIVNRASFVLKNTYFGQWVDPDLGQYQDDYVGCDVGRGLGYCYNGDEDDDGATGYGLNPPSIGVDFFQGPLADPNDGIDNDRDGTIDEIGEQIIMSKFVYYNNDFTVVGNPSQASHFYNYLQGIWKDNTGIVRNGTNGHEPTGGPGPSTDFMFPGDTDPAFPGDNWTEATAGNTPADRRFLQSAGPFTLQPGAVNYITTGVVWARATSGGRLASVELMRLADDKAQALFDNCFKVLNGPDAPDVNIQELDQELILMLSNSESSNNFNESYEEVDPLIIGFDDSTYVFEGYQIFQLKDATVSITDIYNPDLARMVAQCDLQNGVTTLINYETDPTLGVPVPQEMTLGANDAGTQATFKLTEDLFATGDPTLVNHKPYYYTVIAYGFNEFKPYNPTDPNGLDGQTKPYKAGRRNIKTYVGIPHIVTPEESGTVQQAEYGDGPELTRIEGTGNCANMLEFKVESAEEIVMNYTMDNPTYENGQGPVIVKVVDPLSVPTGDYQIVFSGSNINATWYIVRLPGGDPSDTIYSTGTIEIGREQLLVNSDGEFWGMSVTAVDADNPGDDMFNGNGFLGAELLFEDNTQAWFTGLADIDGDSPFNWIRSGTNSTGNYPDEAGDDDEVYETVLGGTWAPYRLCSGDVVSTNTPFGSGPAWEKFKALSRLENLNSVDVVLTDNQDLWTRVPVLESSDLPELAEGNAGKLNLRAAQSVGKDGNPDGTGTGWGWFPGYAIDLERGIRLNIMFAEDSWQTGENGNDMIFNPSETVINELGQVSFGGKHFLYIMGPEYQNELAPYAGDDETMNPYYDALNDPTDVNKRTLFGACTWVTIPLLNPGFSQLATDVTVKLRVSKEYEAYELDGSNEGNPMYMFNTDDISTITNDQATAENALDIVRVVPNPYYAYSAYETNQLDNRVKITNLPPRCVVSVYTTNGTLVRRFNKDNPSTFIEWDLTNTNAVPIASGMYVIHVKAEGIGETFVKWFGAMRPVDLDTF, from the coding sequence ATGAAAAGCAGATTGACATTATTGGCATTTGCTGTAGCCCTGGGTTCGTTTAGCGGTCTCTCGGCGAAGGAAAGTGTCAATGTACCCGGAAGTTCGAATTCCGCTGCTTCTCCTGCTCCTAAGAACTTAGCAGCGAGCTGTGCTCCAGCCAGTGCCCAAACGGACCTGGCGGTGAACAACGTTCGTACGCGTATTCTTGCAGGGGGAGATATGTGGTGGGACTTGAACAATGGAATCTATGAGATTCCTCGTGAAAGTAACAAGCACTCTCTGTTCGCCGGAGCCTTATGGATCGGTGGCCAGGATGAGGGTGATCAGTTGAAAGTAGCCGCGATGACCTACCGTCAGGACGGATCTGACTTTTGGCCTGGTCCGCTTGATGCAGCCACAGCATCTGTTGACGACATCATTTGTGCTGAATTTGACGAGCACTATCAGATTACGCGTCAGCAAGTAGAGGATTACGTTGCTTGGTTAAATGGAACCAATGACGATCCTAACTACACAGTTCCTACGGTCATACTGGAGTGGCCAGGAAACTACCCCGATACTTACTCACAATTTGGAGCTGAGACGCTTGCACCGTTCTTCGATGCAGACGGCGACGGTTTCTATGACCCATCCGCAGGTGACTACCCGGCATATGATTTATCTGGAGAAGCCGATTGTCAAGGCGCGGATTTGCTTTTTGGAGACCAAACACTCTGGTGGGTATTTAACGATAAGGGTAACATTCACACTGAGACGAATGCAGAACCTATCGGACTCGAGATTCAAGCTCAGGCCTTTGCCTTTGCAACGAATGACGAGATCAACAACATGACGTTCTACAGCTACAAGATCGTGAACCGGGCATCTTTTGTACTGAAGAACACGTATTTCGGACAGTGGGTTGACCCAGATTTGGGGCAGTACCAAGATGACTACGTCGGATGTGACGTCGGTCGTGGATTGGGATATTGCTACAATGGTGATGAGGACGACGACGGTGCTACAGGATACGGATTGAATCCACCTTCTATCGGTGTGGACTTCTTCCAAGGACCTCTAGCCGATCCGAATGATGGAATTGATAATGACCGTGATGGTACCATCGATGAAATCGGCGAGCAAATCATCATGAGTAAGTTCGTCTACTACAACAACGACTTTACTGTAGTAGGAAACCCATCTCAAGCGAGTCACTTCTACAACTACTTGCAGGGAATCTGGAAAGACAACACGGGTATTGTTCGTAACGGTACTAATGGACACGAGCCTACTGGTGGTCCTGGACCATCAACGGACTTTATGTTCCCAGGTGATACGGACCCTGCGTTCCCAGGAGATAACTGGACGGAGGCTACTGCAGGTAACACTCCTGCTGACCGTCGTTTCTTGCAATCAGCTGGACCATTTACACTTCAACCAGGTGCTGTAAACTACATTACCACTGGAGTTGTGTGGGCACGTGCTACATCTGGAGGTCGTTTGGCTTCTGTTGAATTAATGCGTCTAGCGGATGATAAAGCACAGGCATTGTTCGATAACTGTTTCAAGGTATTGAACGGACCGGATGCACCAGATGTGAACATTCAGGAGTTGGATCAAGAGTTAATCTTGATGCTCTCTAACTCTGAGTCTTCAAATAACTTCAATGAATCTTACGAAGAAGTAGATCCATTGATCATCGGTTTTGACGATTCAACCTATGTATTTGAAGGTTACCAAATCTTCCAGTTGAAAGATGCGACTGTATCTATTACAGACATCTACAATCCAGATTTGGCCCGTATGGTAGCTCAGTGTGACTTGCAAAATGGTGTGACCACATTGATCAACTATGAAACTGATCCTACACTAGGTGTTCCTGTTCCTCAGGAAATGACCCTAGGTGCAAATGACGCTGGTACACAGGCAACCTTCAAACTGACTGAAGACTTATTTGCTACAGGGGATCCTACCCTTGTGAATCACAAGCCTTACTATTACACAGTAATTGCCTACGGTTTCAATGAGTTTAAGCCTTACAACCCAACAGATCCTAATGGTCTTGACGGTCAAACGAAGCCGTACAAGGCAGGTCGTCGTAACATTAAGACATACGTAGGTATTCCGCACATCGTCACTCCTGAGGAATCAGGAACTGTGCAACAAGCAGAATACGGTGATGGTCCTGAATTGACTCGAATTGAAGGAACAGGAAACTGTGCCAACATGCTCGAGTTCAAAGTGGAATCTGCTGAAGAAATCGTCATGAACTACACTATGGATAATCCAACCTACGAAAACGGTCAAGGACCGGTCATCGTGAAAGTTGTAGATCCTTTGAGTGTACCGACGGGTGATTATCAAATCGTCTTTAGTGGATCGAACATCAACGCTACTTGGTACATTGTTCGCCTTCCTGGTGGAGACCCTAGTGATACCATCTACTCTACTGGAACAATCGAAATTGGTCGTGAGCAGTTGCTCGTGAACAGCGATGGAGAGTTCTGGGGTATGAGTGTTACAGCCGTGGATGCGGACAACCCAGGAGATGACATGTTCAACGGAAATGGATTCTTGGGAGCTGAGTTGCTCTTTGAAGACAATACTCAAGCGTGGTTTACGGGTTTGGCCGACATTGATGGTGACTCACCATTTAACTGGATTCGTTCAGGAACAAACAGCACGGGTAACTACCCAGATGAAGCCGGTGATGATGACGAGGTATATGAAACCGTTCTCGGTGGAACATGGGCACCTTATCGTCTATGTAGTGGTGATGTCGTATCGACGAACACTCCATTTGGAAGTGGTCCCGCTTGGGAGAAGTTCAAAGCTCTTTCTCGTTTGGAGAACTTGAATAGTGTTGATGTTGTCCTTACGGATAACCAGGATCTGTGGACGCGTGTACCTGTATTGGAATCTTCTGATTTACCTGAATTGGCAGAAGGTAACGCTGGGAAACTAAATCTCCGAGCTGCTCAGTCTGTCGGAAAGGACGGTAATCCAGATGGAACAGGTACCGGTTGGGGATGGTTCCCAGGATACGCCATTGATTTGGAGCGCGGAATTCGCTTGAACATTATGTTCGCGGAAGACAGCTGGCAAACAGGTGAGAATGGAAACGATATGATCTTCAACCCTAGCGAAACGGTCATCAACGAGTTGGGACAGGTGTCCTTTGGTGGAAAGCACTTCCTTTACATTATGGGACCTGAGTATCAAAACGAGTTGGCACCATACGCTGGAGATGATGAGACCATGAACCCTTACTACGATGCGTTGAATGACCCAACAGATGTGAACAAGCGTACCTTGTTCGGAGCCTGCACTTGGGTAACGATTCCATTGTTGAACCCAGGGTTCTCTCAACTCGCTACAGACGTGACTGTGAAGTTGCGTGTGAGCAAAGAGTACGAAGCATATGAGTTGGATGGTAGCAACGAAGGTAATCCGATGTACATGTTCAACACGGATGATATTTCGACCATCACGAACGATCAAGCAACAGCTGAAAATGCACTTGATATCGTACGTGTGGTACCTAATCCTTACTATGCTTACTCAGCGTACGAAACCAATCAGTTGGATAATCGTGTGAAGATTACAAACCTACCACCTCGTTGTGTGGTGAGTGTCTACACGACCAATGGTACTTTGGTTCGTCGATTCAATAAGGATAATCCAAGTACATTCATTGAATGGGATTTGACCAATACGAATGCCGTGCCTATCGCAAGTGGTATGTACGTTATTCACGTCAAAGCCGAAGGTATTGGAGAGACCTTTGTGAAATGGTTCGGAGCGATGCGTCCGGTTGACCTTGATACATTCTAA
- a CDS encoding carboxypeptidase regulatory-like domain-containing protein: MLRKLLTVLFIGTLFAAVGQQRPGELRGQVTDKMTGEPVPLANVVVKLNGEPVSGTTTDFDGRYVIKPIDPGRYEVEMSFLGYATQPFTGVIISPNKTTTLNAGLTEEAEVLGEVEVIEYTVPLIDPDKQGKTATGEEIQNLPQRDVASIASTSAGVYQQDDGSGINVRGSRSNATDVYIDGIKVRGATTIPQTAIDQLTIITGGLPAQYGDATGGIISMTTRGPSNKYFGGLEANTSSIFDEYNQSLLGFSLSGPLARRKDGSPLFGFFIAGEYQYQRDPRPSAIGTWKVNDGLLRELEQSPYRPAGFGGGVLRNSEFLRESDLRNIDYKQNNQRQDLRFSAKFDLKTSKTTNLTFGGTFNWAMGQAWQYNYSLLNPTNNPEFRNRDWRVFARFQQRFVDAEDESAANNIKNAFYSLQVDYSEVYRLTQDDTHFERLWDYGYIGKFDRLQAPTYSYGLDTVSGLTGWLQTNIVDTLVTFEPGDKNPNATNYTEQYWDFVNGDVNSIFVAQGQGALLNGQRPANNYSLWFNTGRQWNGYNFTDNNQFRVVGSGSADIKNHSIILGFEYEQRVDRFWSVAPVGLWGLARQLTNAHLTELDFENPIIGTDGNGNFNDTISYNRFYNGATQSYFDQQLRTSLGLAVDDVSFINTDALDPNQLDIEYFSADELLNNGNAIVAYAGYDAFGNKLDGPTSFEDFFSETDENGNLKRHIDAFRPIYIAGYIQDKFQFNDLVFNIGVRVDRFDANQKVLIDQYSMFPTISAQEMLQEGALGVDALPANIGDDFVVYVNDLTEPTRVVGYRDDNQWYDADGNQIADPQSIAQATTTGVITPYLEDPDNTNLATDLTAESFEDYTPQVNVMPRISFNFPISDQALFFAHYDILTQRPQSNVRFDPTDYLYLEANQGNVLNNPNLRPERTIDYEVGFKQTLSKRSAITLSAFYRELRDMIQATQINFAYPVNYTTFGNLDFGTVKGFSVSYDLRRTGNVSLNFNYTLQFADGSGSNATTGLSLVQQGQPNLRVIQPLDFDQRHTLVAVVDYRFSSGKDYNGPVWFGSRVFENAGANFTFRAGSGTPYTRQANVLQSASFGINQRPILQGSINGSRLPWQFRIDMRLNKQFNLKWGGKEDGSKQRSANMNVYLDVQNLLNALNVINVYRYTGNPDDDGFLSSAEAQEIIAQQTDSQSFIDLYTVKVNSPFNYSLPRRMRLGVLLSF, from the coding sequence ATGCTACGAAAACTACTCACTGTCTTATTTATTGGGACACTCTTCGCAGCCGTTGGACAGCAACGTCCAGGGGAGCTTAGAGGACAAGTGACCGACAAAATGACCGGGGAACCGGTGCCGCTGGCTAACGTGGTGGTCAAGCTGAATGGCGAGCCCGTTAGTGGTACTACGACCGACTTTGATGGTCGTTATGTCATTAAGCCCATTGATCCGGGCCGCTACGAGGTAGAAATGTCTTTCCTCGGTTATGCGACACAGCCTTTTACAGGCGTGATCATTTCTCCAAACAAAACCACTACGCTGAATGCGGGATTGACCGAAGAAGCTGAAGTACTTGGGGAAGTAGAGGTAATTGAATATACCGTACCTCTAATTGATCCGGACAAACAAGGTAAGACAGCAACTGGAGAAGAAATCCAAAACCTACCTCAACGTGATGTGGCGTCTATCGCGTCGACTTCTGCCGGGGTTTACCAGCAGGATGATGGTTCTGGAATTAACGTACGTGGATCGCGTTCCAATGCTACCGATGTTTACATCGATGGTATCAAGGTTCGTGGAGCTACTACAATTCCTCAGACTGCGATTGACCAGTTGACCATTATTACTGGTGGTCTTCCTGCACAGTATGGAGATGCGACAGGAGGTATCATTAGTATGACCACAAGAGGTCCTTCCAACAAGTACTTTGGAGGACTTGAGGCGAATACCTCGTCCATCTTCGACGAATACAACCAATCGTTGCTCGGATTTAGCCTATCCGGACCTCTTGCACGTCGTAAGGATGGATCTCCGCTTTTCGGGTTCTTTATCGCTGGGGAGTATCAGTACCAACGTGACCCTCGTCCATCGGCGATCGGTACCTGGAAGGTCAATGATGGGTTGTTGCGAGAACTAGAGCAGAGCCCATACCGTCCAGCTGGTTTCGGTGGTGGTGTACTTCGCAACTCGGAATTCCTTCGTGAAAGCGATTTGAGAAACATCGACTACAAACAAAATAACCAACGTCAAGACCTTCGCTTCTCGGCGAAGTTTGACTTGAAAACGAGCAAGACGACGAACTTGACGTTTGGAGGTACCTTCAACTGGGCAATGGGCCAAGCTTGGCAGTACAACTACTCCCTGTTGAACCCTACCAATAACCCAGAGTTCCGGAACCGTGACTGGCGTGTATTCGCTCGTTTCCAGCAACGTTTCGTGGATGCTGAGGATGAGTCGGCTGCGAACAACATCAAGAATGCGTTTTATTCTTTGCAAGTGGATTACAGTGAAGTGTACCGCTTGACTCAGGATGACACGCACTTTGAGCGTTTGTGGGATTATGGATACATCGGGAAATTCGATCGCTTGCAAGCGCCAACCTACTCTTATGGTTTGGACACCGTTTCAGGTTTGACCGGATGGTTGCAAACGAATATTGTTGATACCTTGGTTACATTTGAGCCAGGCGATAAGAATCCAAACGCAACTAATTATACCGAGCAGTACTGGGATTTCGTCAACGGAGACGTGAACAGTATTTTCGTAGCACAGGGTCAGGGAGCCTTGTTGAACGGACAACGTCCAGCCAACAACTATTCACTGTGGTTCAACACTGGACGTCAGTGGAACGGTTACAACTTTACGGATAACAACCAGTTCCGTGTTGTTGGATCGGGTTCTGCGGATATCAAAAACCACAGCATCATCTTAGGATTTGAGTACGAGCAGCGTGTAGACCGCTTCTGGAGCGTAGCACCAGTAGGGCTATGGGGACTTGCTCGTCAGTTGACCAACGCTCACCTGACCGAATTGGATTTTGAAAATCCAATCATCGGAACGGATGGTAATGGAAACTTTAACGACACCATTTCGTACAACCGTTTCTACAACGGAGCAACACAGAGTTATTTTGATCAGCAGTTGAGAACTTCATTGGGTCTTGCCGTTGACGATGTTTCATTCATCAACACTGACGCTCTAGACCCAAATCAATTGGACATCGAGTACTTCAGTGCAGATGAGCTTTTGAACAATGGTAATGCCATTGTTGCCTACGCGGGATACGATGCTTTCGGAAACAAATTGGATGGCCCAACTAGTTTTGAAGACTTCTTCTCAGAAACCGATGAAAACGGAAACTTGAAGCGTCACATCGATGCCTTCCGTCCGATTTACATTGCAGGTTACATCCAAGACAAATTCCAGTTCAACGATCTCGTATTTAACATTGGGGTGCGTGTTGACCGTTTTGATGCGAACCAGAAAGTACTCATCGACCAGTACAGCATGTTCCCGACTATTTCCGCACAAGAGATGTTGCAAGAGGGTGCTCTTGGAGTTGATGCTTTGCCTGCGAACATCGGTGACGATTTCGTCGTATACGTCAATGACTTGACTGAGCCAACACGTGTCGTTGGATACCGTGATGACAATCAGTGGTATGATGCGGATGGAAACCAAATTGCGGATCCACAGAGCATTGCTCAAGCAACAACGACTGGTGTAATTACTCCATATTTAGAAGATCCGGATAATACCAACTTGGCTACAGATTTGACCGCTGAGTCATTCGAAGATTATACGCCACAAGTGAATGTGATGCCACGTATCTCATTCAACTTCCCGATTTCTGATCAGGCGTTGTTCTTTGCACACTATGATATCTTGACGCAGCGTCCACAGAGTAACGTGCGTTTCGATCCAACAGATTACTTGTACTTGGAAGCAAACCAAGGTAACGTCTTGAACAACCCGAATCTTCGCCCAGAGCGGACGATTGATTACGAGGTTGGATTTAAGCAAACCTTGAGCAAGCGCTCTGCGATTACCTTAAGCGCGTTCTACCGTGAATTGCGTGACATGATTCAGGCGACTCAGATCAACTTCGCATATCCGGTGAACTATACCACATTCGGTAACCTTGATTTCGGTACAGTTAAAGGATTCAGCGTGAGCTACGATTTGCGTCGTACTGGAAACGTGAGCTTGAACTTCAACTATACCTTGCAGTTTGCTGACGGTTCAGGATCTAACGCAACAACTGGTTTGAGCTTGGTACAACAAGGCCAGCCTAACCTTCGTGTAATCCAACCATTGGACTTTGACCAACGTCATACTTTAGTAGCCGTAGTAGACTACCGCTTCAGCTCTGGAAAAGACTACAACGGACCGGTTTGGTTCGGATCACGTGTCTTTGAAAACGCTGGTGCTAACTTTACGTTCCGTGCCGGATCCGGTACACCTTACACACGTCAGGCGAACGTATTGCAGTCTGCGTCATTCGGTATTAACCAACGCCCAATTCTTCAAGGTTCTATCAACGGTTCACGCCTTCCATGGCAGTTCCGTATCGATATGCGTTTGAACAAGCAGTTCAACTTGAAGTGGGGTGGAAAAGAAGACGGAAGCAAGCAAAGATCAGCGAACATGAACGTCTATTTGGATGTTCAAAACTTGTTGAATGCCTTGAACGTCATCAACGTATACCGTTACACGGGTAACCCTGATGATGACGGATTCTTGTCAAGTGCTGAAGCACAGGAGATCATTGCACAGCAAACAGATAGCCAGTCCTTCATCGACTTGTACACTGTTAAGGTCAACAGCCCATTCAACTATAGCTTACCACGCCGTATGCGATTGGGAGTACTGTTGAGCTTCTAA